A portion of the Musa acuminata AAA Group cultivar baxijiao chromosome BXJ1-1, Cavendish_Baxijiao_AAA, whole genome shotgun sequence genome contains these proteins:
- the LOC135678586 gene encoding probable aldehyde dehydrogenase isoform X1, with protein sequence MHRLPFAIGVTARAQRAGSGLFLNALSRTLHSTSFATVTVEAISSSHPAEVKNLVQGEWKVSSGWNWLLDPLNGSPFIKVADVQEAEIEPFVHSLCRCPKYGLHNPFRAQDRYLLYGDVSAKAAQMLAQPQVSEFFARLIQRVSPKSYNQALGEVNVTQKFLENFSGDQVRFLARSFAVPGNHLGQQSHGYRWPYGPVAIITPFNFPLEIPVLQLMGALYMGNKPIIKVDSKVSIVMEQMLRLLHDCGLPREDVDFINSDGKTMNKLLREAKPQMTLFTGSSRVAESLAVDLKGRIKLEDAGYDWKILGPDVQEVDYVAWVCDQDAYACSGQKCSAQSILFIHENWASSELLSKMQLLAGRRKLQDLTIGPVLTVTTESMLEHIQKLLKIPGSELLFGGEELENHSIPKIYGALKPTAVFVPLAEILKPDNFELVTKEIFGPFQIITYYKHDQLTEVLNVCERMHAHLTAAVVSNDPLFLQEVLGKSVNGTTYAGIRARTTGAPQNHWFGPAGDPRGAGIGTPEAIKLVWSCHREIIHDIGPLPQNWEVPPPS encoded by the exons ATGCATCGGTTGCCATTCGCAATAGGGGTCACGGCCAGAGCGCAGCGAGCGGGCTCGGGCTTGTTCCTCAATGCTTTGAG CAGAACCCTACACTCAACATCTTTTGCTACAGTGACAGTCGAAGCTATTTCAAGTTCCCACCCAGCAGAAGTAAAGAACTTGG TTCAAGGTGAATGGAAGGTATCTTCTGGTTGGAATTGGCTTCTTGATCCCTTAAATGGCAGTCCTTTCATTAAAGTTGCTGATGTTCAGGAAGCAGAAATTGAG CCATTTGTGCACAGCTTATGCAGGTGCCCCAAGTATGGGCTCCACAATCCATTTAGAGCTCAAGATAG ATACTTGCTATATGGTGATGTATCTGCAAAAGCTGCACAGATGCTCGCTCAACCTCAG GTTTCAGAATTTTTTGCAAGGCTTATCCAAAGAGTATCACCGAAGAGTTATAACCAAGCTCTTGGTGAAGTCAATGTAACCCAAAAATTTTTGGAGAATTTTTCTGGAGACCAG GTGCGGTTCCTAGCTCGATCATTTGCAGTACCAGGCAACCACCTTGGGCAGCAGAGCCATGGCTATCGATGGCCATATGGTCCT GTTGCTATAATTACGCCTTTCAATTTCCCATTGGAGATTCCCGTATTGCAACTAATGGGTGCACTATACATGGGCAATAAACCAATTATTAAAGTTGATAGCAAG GTGAGCATTGTGATGGAGCAAATGCTTCGATTGCTTCATGATTGTGGGTTACCTAGAGAGGATGTTGACTTCATCAACTCGGATGGTAAAACAATGAATAAACTTTTGCGAGAG GCAAAGCCACAAATGACACTTTTTACTGGGAGTTCACGAGTAGCTGAAAGTTTAGCTGTGGACTTGAAAGGCCGCATTAAATTGGAAGATGCAGGTTATGATTGGAAAATCCTTGGTCCAGATGTTCAAGAG GTTGATTATGTTGCATGGGTATGCGATCAAGATGCTTATGCTTGTAGTGGCCAAAAGTGCTCTGCTCAGTCAATTCTATTCATTCATGAG AATTGGGCTTCCAGTGAGCTACTGTCTAAAATGCAACTTCTTGCTGGGCGACGAAAGCTGCAGGATTTAACTATTGGCCCTGTTCTTACT GTCACAACAGAAAGCATGCTGGAACATATCCAGAAGTTGCTTAAGATTCCAGGATCTGAACTACTTTTTGGTGGTGAAGAGTTGGAGAATCATTCTATTCCAAAAATTTATGGTGCACTGAAACCAACAGCTGTTTTTGTTCCTTTAGCAGAAATACTTAAACCTGATAACTTCGAGCTTGTTACAAAAGAAATTTTTGGCCCCTTCCAG ATTATCACTTACTACAAGCATGATCAGCTCACTGAGGTGTTGAATGTTTGTGAGAGGATGCATGCACATTTAACAGCTGCTGTGGTCTCAAATGATCCATTGTTCCTGCAG GAAGTGCTTGGGAAGTCGGTGAATGGGACAACATATGCTGGAATCAGGGCAAGGACCACTGGAGCTCCACAGAACCACTG GTTTGGCCCAGCTGGCGATCCCAGAGGTGCAGGAATTGGCACCCCAGAAGCAATCAAACTTGTTTGGTCTTGCCACAGAGAGATTATACACGATATCGGGCCCTTGCCACAGAATTGGGAAGTCCCACCACCTTCATAA
- the LOC135678586 gene encoding probable aldehyde dehydrogenase isoform X2, whose translation MHRLPFAIGVTARAQRAGSGLFLNALRTLHSTSFATVTVEAISSSHPAEVKNLVQGEWKVSSGWNWLLDPLNGSPFIKVADVQEAEIEPFVHSLCRCPKYGLHNPFRAQDRYLLYGDVSAKAAQMLAQPQVSEFFARLIQRVSPKSYNQALGEVNVTQKFLENFSGDQVRFLARSFAVPGNHLGQQSHGYRWPYGPVAIITPFNFPLEIPVLQLMGALYMGNKPIIKVDSKVSIVMEQMLRLLHDCGLPREDVDFINSDGKTMNKLLREAKPQMTLFTGSSRVAESLAVDLKGRIKLEDAGYDWKILGPDVQEVDYVAWVCDQDAYACSGQKCSAQSILFIHENWASSELLSKMQLLAGRRKLQDLTIGPVLTVTTESMLEHIQKLLKIPGSELLFGGEELENHSIPKIYGALKPTAVFVPLAEILKPDNFELVTKEIFGPFQIITYYKHDQLTEVLNVCERMHAHLTAAVVSNDPLFLQEVLGKSVNGTTYAGIRARTTGAPQNHWFGPAGDPRGAGIGTPEAIKLVWSCHREIIHDIGPLPQNWEVPPPS comes from the exons ATGCATCGGTTGCCATTCGCAATAGGGGTCACGGCCAGAGCGCAGCGAGCGGGCTCGGGCTTGTTCCTCAATGCTTTGAG AACCCTACACTCAACATCTTTTGCTACAGTGACAGTCGAAGCTATTTCAAGTTCCCACCCAGCAGAAGTAAAGAACTTGG TTCAAGGTGAATGGAAGGTATCTTCTGGTTGGAATTGGCTTCTTGATCCCTTAAATGGCAGTCCTTTCATTAAAGTTGCTGATGTTCAGGAAGCAGAAATTGAG CCATTTGTGCACAGCTTATGCAGGTGCCCCAAGTATGGGCTCCACAATCCATTTAGAGCTCAAGATAG ATACTTGCTATATGGTGATGTATCTGCAAAAGCTGCACAGATGCTCGCTCAACCTCAG GTTTCAGAATTTTTTGCAAGGCTTATCCAAAGAGTATCACCGAAGAGTTATAACCAAGCTCTTGGTGAAGTCAATGTAACCCAAAAATTTTTGGAGAATTTTTCTGGAGACCAG GTGCGGTTCCTAGCTCGATCATTTGCAGTACCAGGCAACCACCTTGGGCAGCAGAGCCATGGCTATCGATGGCCATATGGTCCT GTTGCTATAATTACGCCTTTCAATTTCCCATTGGAGATTCCCGTATTGCAACTAATGGGTGCACTATACATGGGCAATAAACCAATTATTAAAGTTGATAGCAAG GTGAGCATTGTGATGGAGCAAATGCTTCGATTGCTTCATGATTGTGGGTTACCTAGAGAGGATGTTGACTTCATCAACTCGGATGGTAAAACAATGAATAAACTTTTGCGAGAG GCAAAGCCACAAATGACACTTTTTACTGGGAGTTCACGAGTAGCTGAAAGTTTAGCTGTGGACTTGAAAGGCCGCATTAAATTGGAAGATGCAGGTTATGATTGGAAAATCCTTGGTCCAGATGTTCAAGAG GTTGATTATGTTGCATGGGTATGCGATCAAGATGCTTATGCTTGTAGTGGCCAAAAGTGCTCTGCTCAGTCAATTCTATTCATTCATGAG AATTGGGCTTCCAGTGAGCTACTGTCTAAAATGCAACTTCTTGCTGGGCGACGAAAGCTGCAGGATTTAACTATTGGCCCTGTTCTTACT GTCACAACAGAAAGCATGCTGGAACATATCCAGAAGTTGCTTAAGATTCCAGGATCTGAACTACTTTTTGGTGGTGAAGAGTTGGAGAATCATTCTATTCCAAAAATTTATGGTGCACTGAAACCAACAGCTGTTTTTGTTCCTTTAGCAGAAATACTTAAACCTGATAACTTCGAGCTTGTTACAAAAGAAATTTTTGGCCCCTTCCAG ATTATCACTTACTACAAGCATGATCAGCTCACTGAGGTGTTGAATGTTTGTGAGAGGATGCATGCACATTTAACAGCTGCTGTGGTCTCAAATGATCCATTGTTCCTGCAG GAAGTGCTTGGGAAGTCGGTGAATGGGACAACATATGCTGGAATCAGGGCAAGGACCACTGGAGCTCCACAGAACCACTG GTTTGGCCCAGCTGGCGATCCCAGAGGTGCAGGAATTGGCACCCCAGAAGCAATCAAACTTGTTTGGTCTTGCCACAGAGAGATTATACACGATATCGGGCCCTTGCCACAGAATTGGGAAGTCCCACCACCTTCATAA